One Triplophysa dalaica isolate WHDGS20190420 chromosome 11, ASM1584641v1, whole genome shotgun sequence genomic window carries:
- the myofl gene encoding myoferlin isoform X2: MLRVVVESAKGIPKKTLGLPDPIATVIFKGEKKKTKTIDSELNPVWNEIIEFDLKGSPLDSSSFVDVVVKDYETIGKHKFIGSAKISLKDLASGQARSLPSKSFPLINEKKQDIGAAINITIGYEPPASTVPNPNNLGGGDGSVAGETGGEEEKGVDSDEDVTDGAEPGAPGGSPSGQPGKDSKKVIRTTRKRQRTLANKPQDFQIRVRVIEGRQLPGNNIKPVVKVCVCGQTHRTRVRRGNNPFFDEIFFYNVNMLPSELFDESIMIRVYNAYSLRADSLMGEFKLDVGYIYDEPGHAVMRKWLLLSDTDDSSSGAKGYLKVSMFVVGTGDEPPVEKRDGNEEQDDIESNLLLPAGVALRMATLSLKIYRGEDLPQMDDAFAQTVKSIFGGTDDKKNLVDPFLEVSFAGKKVCTKIVEKNANPEWNQLIHLQVKFPSMCERIKLTLFDWDRLSRNDVIGTTFLNLTKIASSGGEGELTPENGLPSSFNADTANSEIGFLPSFGPCFVNLYGSPREFTGLPDPFEELNCGKGEGVAYRGRVLIELSTQLENKTEEKVEEISNDDILVAQKYQRRRKYSLCAVFHSACMLQEPGEPIQFEVSFGNYGNKLDSTCKPLASTTQLGCAVFDGNHYYYLPWADSKPVVILTSFWEDINHRLDAVNIILYIADRLQSNITSLKTAILAKVSDSRLAEIWLKLITQLIDDLTSYSVPDLEGKPNLTVLDIQIKNLRDKTMASIQDAANRMRDEAVDVKATMPDIEDWLERLQQLTEEPQNSMPDVIIWMLRGEKRVAYARIPANQVLYSTHNDQATGKYCGRTQSIFLQYPMDKNKGLKIPVQLRVNMWLGLSAHEKKFNTFAEGTFSVYAEMYENQAQVFGKWGTTGLVGRHKFSDVTGKVKLKQERFMPPRAWEWEGDWIVDPERCLLTEADAGHSEFTDEVYQNETRFPGGEWKPAAEPYTDVNGEKAQRPEEFECPPGWRWEDEWNFDINRAVDEKGWEYGITIPPDDKPRSWVAAEKMYHIHRRKRLVRPRKKIADAPTLEKKDLGDGWEYSSLIGWKFHRKERSSDTFRRRRWRRKMAPANIVGPSAIFNLEGALGIDDDEDSKKGSKKDTAKIFGASTPTVFCRFDKSSIYHLRVYVYQARNLLPMDKDSFSDPYVHVSFLHVSKTTEIIKSNLNPTWDQTLIFDDIEIYGDPQNIAHHPPSVVLEVYDSDQVGKDESMGRSTYLPVVKLNPGNPLIPKLLWFPITMKGRNAGEMLVAAELLLKDKANESNLPLVPPRRSENLYMVPQGIRPVVQLTAVEILAWGLRNMKPYQLAAVSSPSLIVECGGHTVQTGIIKNIKKSPNFPGSVLFLKVLLPKDEIYTPPIVLKVIDHRPFGRKPVVGQCTIHSLEEFRCDPYTVNTEVAMSAKVAMMSAAPRDVVIDMGGGMPIISRQEEDTVDWWSKFFASINEHDKCGPYLQKGYDTLTVYDTELEAVPEFRGLTDFCSTFRLQRGKTEDDDDDPSVVGEFKGSFRVYPLSDDPSVSEPPREFRELPESRPQECLVRIYIIRCVDLQPKDNNGMCDPYIKITLGKKTIDDRDHYKPNTLNPDFGRLFELSCYIPQDKDLKISVFDFDLLSADEKVGETVIDLENRLLSRFGSHCGIPKSYCISGVNQWRDQLKPSQILQNLARMRGIAAPHIADDGSFLSFGGKEYRLAELEANKSIHPHLGPPKERICLHVLRRQGLVPEHVENRTLFSTYQPTLSQGKIQMWVEIFPKSLGFPGPVCQINPRKPKKYFLRAIVWNTTEVILDETSITGENMSDIYVKGWMPGMDEDKQKTDVHYRSLDGDGNFNWRFVFGFEYLPAEQLCLVSRKEHFWNLDKTEFRIPPKLTIQIWDNDKFSLDDYLGTVELDLLHLIPPSKTPEKCSLSMLTQTGKSLPPTSLFSQKSVRGWWPCAMEQDGKKTLAGKVEMTLEVVEEKEVEERPAGKGRDEPNMNPKLDLPNRPDTSFFWFTSPCKTLKFIVWRKFKWIFIGILILSLVILFLGILLYSFPNYISMKIVRPF, encoded by the exons ATTTATCGGTTCTGCAAAGATCTCTCTCAAGGATTTGGCTTCTGGTCAGGCTAGATCTCTTCCTTCAAAGAGTTTTCCTCTAATCAATGAGAAAAAGCAGGATATTGGG GCAGCTATCAACATTACGATTGGTTATGAGCCTCCCGCAAGTACTGTCCCAAACCCAAATAATCTCGGAGGAGGAGACGGATCTGTCGCTGGAGAAACTGGAG GTGAAGAGGAGAAAGGTGTGGACAGTGATGAAGATGTTACAGATGGGGCTGAACCTGGAGCACCTGGCGGCTCTCCCTCTGGACAGCCCGGGAAAGACTCAAAAAAGGTGATTCGTACAACTCGAAAGAGACAAAGAACTTTGGCGAACAAACCGCAGGACTTTCAG ATCCGTGTCCGAGTCATTGAGGGTCGGCAGTTGCCTGGCAACAACATAAAGCCGGTTGTCAAAGTATGTGTATGCGGTCAGACCCACAGAACAAGAGTCAGAAGAGGAAACAATCCATTCTTTGATGAG ATTTTCTTCTATAATGTCAACATGCTGCCCTCCGAGCTTTTCGATGAGAGCATCATGATCCGG GTGTACAATGCCTACTCTCTGAGAGCAGACAGTCTCATGGGGGAGTTTAAG CTGGATGTCGGCTATATCTACGATGAACCTG GTCATGCAGTAATGAGAAAGTGGCTGTTGCTAAGCGACACTGATGACTCCAGCTCTGGAGCCAAAGGTTACCTGAAAGTTAGCATGTTCGTAGTTGGAACCGGAGATGAGCCTCCG GTTGAAAAAAGAGATGGGAATGAGGAACAGGATGACATTGAAAGCAACTTGCTGCTGCCGGCGGGAGTCGCTCTGCGTATGGCTACACTCAGTCTGAAAATCTACCGCGGAGAAGACCTGCCACAGA TGGATGATGCGTTTGCCCAGACAGTAAAGAGCATATTTGGTGGAACAGATGACAAGAAAAATTTGGTGGATCCTTTTCTAGAAGTCAGTTTTGCTGGCAAAAAG GTTTGCACGAAGATTGTAGAGAAGAATGCCAATCCAGAGTGGAACCAGCTTATTCACCTGCAGGTCAAG TTTCCATCGATGTGTGAACGCATCAAGCTCACGCTATTTGACTG GGATCGGCTGTCAAGGAATGATGTTATTGGGACCACTTTCCTGAATCTGACAAAAATAGCATCATCTGGGGGAGAAGGGG AATTGACACCAGAGAATGGTCTGCCTTCTTCCTTTAACG CGGACACTGCCAACTCTGAGATTGGCTTTCTTCCTTCTTTCGGTCCATGTTTTGTGAACCTATATGGAAGTCCGAGAGAATTTACTGGGCTTCCTGACCCATTTGAGGAGCTGAACTGCGGAAAG GGTGAAGGGGTGGCGTATCGAGGGAGGGTTTTGATCGAGCTTTCTACTCAACTGGAGAACAAAACTGAGGAGAAGGTGGAAGAGATTTCAAACGATGACATTTTGGTGGCTCAG AAATACCAGCGCAGAAGGAAATATTCTCTATGTGCAGTGTTCCACAGTGCATGTATGCTTCAAGAACCAGGTGAACCGATTCAGTTTGAGGTCAGCTTTGGAAACTATGGGAATAAACTGGACTCCACCTGCAAACCTCTTGCCTCCACCACTCAGTTAGGCTGTGCTGTATTTGATG GAAATCACTATTATTACTTGCCCTGGGCTGATTCTAAGCCTGTTGTGATCCTCACGTCTTTCTGGGAGGACATCAACCATCGCTTGGATGCAGTGAACATCATTCTATATATTGCTGACCGGCTG CAATCAAACATCACCTCTCTGAAGACGGCCATTCTGGCTAAAGTGTCGGACTCTCGTCTAGCTGAGATCTGGCTGAAACTCATCACTCAACTCATTGATGACCTCACCAG TTACAGTGTACCAGATCTGGAGGGCAAGCCGAACCTGACAGTGCTCGATATTCAGATCAAGAATCTGCGTGACAAAACCATGGCAAGCATCCAGGATGCAGCCAATCGCATGAGAGACGAGGCTGTTGATGTTAAAGCCACCATGCCTGATATAGAGGACTGGCTGGAACGACTACAACAGCTCACAGAAGAG CCTCAGAACAGCATGCCTGATGTCATCATATGGATGCTAAGAGGAGAGAAACGTGTGGCTTATGCCCGCATCCCAGCCAATCAGGTGCTCTACTCAACCCACAATGATCAGGCCACCGGCAAGTACTGTGGCAGGACACAAAGTATCTTCCTACAG TATCCAATGGACAAAAACAAAGGTCTCAAGATTCCTGTGCAGCTGCGTGTGAACATGTGGCTGGGTCTGTCTGCACATGAGAAGAAATTCAACACCTTTGCAGAGGGAACATTCAGTGTATATGCAGAAAtg TATGAGAACCAGGCTCAGGTGTTTGGGAAATGGGGAACCACAGGTCTGGTCGGCCGCCACAAGTTTTCAGATGTGACGGGGAAGGTGAAGTTAAAGCAGGAGCGTTTTATGCCTCCCCGGGCCTGGGAGTGGGAAGGAGACTGGATAGTTGACCCCGAGCGCTG TCTGCTTACAGAGGCTGATGCGGGGCACTCCGAATTCACAGACGAGGTCTATCAAAACGAAACACGTTTCCCGGGGGGCGAATGGAAACCTGCGGCCGAACCCTACACTGATGTG AATGGAGAGAAAGCCCAGAGACCAGAGGAGTTTGAATGTCCACCAGGATGGCGTTGGGAAGACGAGTGGAATTTTGACATCAACAGGGCAGTGGATGAGAAAG GTTGGGAATATGGCATCACTATACCTCCTGATGATAAACCTAGGTCTTGGGTTGCTGCGGAGAAAATGTACCACATCCATCGCAGAAAAAGACTAGTTCGACCTCGTAAGAAAATAGCAGACGCGCCCACTCTCGAG AAGAAAGATTTAGGCGATGGCTGGGAATACTCATCCCTGATTGGCTGGAAATTCCACAGGAAGGAGCGCTCTTCAGACACGTTCCGCCGCAGACGCTGGAGGAGAAAAATGGCCCCGGCCAACATCGTGGGCCCGTCGGCTATCTTTAACCTGGAGGGGGCATTG GGAATAGACGATGATGAGGACAGCAAGAAGGGCAGCAAGAAGGACACAGCTAAAATCTTTGGTGCCAGCACACCCACTGTGTTTTGCAGATTTGACA AGTCATCCATCTATCATCTCAGAGTCTATGTCTATCAAGCCAGGAACCTTCTTCCTATGGATAAAGACAGCTTTTCAG ATCCCTATGTCCACGTGTCCTTTTTGCACGTGAGCAAGACCACCGAGATAATCAAGTCCAACCTCAACCCCACATGGGACCAGACTCTCATTTTCGATGACATTGAAATCTACGGCGACCCTCAGAACATCGCTCATCACCCACCCAGTGTTGTTCTGGAAGTTTATGATAGTGACCAAGTG GGAAAAGATGAATCTATGGGCAGATCTACGTATCTTCCGGTAGTGAAGCTCAATCCCGGGAACCCATTGATCCCGAAACTTCTCTGGTTCCCAATAACTATGAAAGGACGAAACGCTGGAGAGATGCTGGTAGCAGCAGAGCTCCTGCTTAAAGACAAG GCAAATGAATCTAACCTGCCACTGGTTCCACCTAGAAGAAGTGAGAATCTGTACATGGTTCCTCAAGGAATCAGGCCTGTGGTGCAGCTCACTGCTGTTGAG ATCCTGGCATGGGGTTTAAGAAACATGAAGCCATATCAGCTTGCTGCAGTGTCATCTCCCAGCCTTATAGTTGAATGCGGAGGGCACACGGTTCAAACTGGCATAATCAAGAACATCAAGAAAAGTCCAAACTTCCCAGGATCTGTCCTGTTCCTCAAAGTG cttCTCCCCAAAGATGAGATATATACTCCACCCATTGTGCTCAAGGTTATTGACCACAGGCCCTTTGGCCGAAAACCAGTTGTCGGACAATGTACAATACATTCCCTGGAGGAGTTTAGATGTGACCCTTACACAGTCAACACTGAGGTGGCAATGTCTGCCAAGG TGGCCATGATGTCAGCCGCTCCCAGAGATGTAGTCATTGATATGGGAGGTGGAATGCCCATCATTTCCAGACAG GAAGAAGACACGGTAGACTGGTGGAGTAAATTCTTCGCCTCCATTAATGAGCACGATAAGTGCGGCCCTTACCTCCAAAAGGGATATGACACATTAACA GTTTACGACACAGAGCTTGAGGCGGTTCCGGAATTTAGGGGCCTGACAGACTTCTGCAGTACATTCAGACTGCAAAGGGGGAAAACCgaggatgatgatgacgacCCATCTGTGGTGGGAGAGTTTAAG GGGTCATTTCGAGTGTATCCCCTATCTGATGATCCAAGTGTGTCAGAACCACCAAGGGAATTTAGGGAGTTGCCTGAGAGTCGCCCTCAGGAGTGCTTGGTCAGAATTTACATCATACGCTGCGTTGACCTTCAGCCCAAAGACAACAATGGCATG TGTGATCCGTACATAAAGATTACATTGGGGAAGAAAACGATTGATGACAGAGATCACTACAAACCAAACACCTTGAATCCAGATTTTGGAAG ACTGTTTGAATTGAGCTGCTATATCCCTCAAGACAAAGATTTGAAGATTTCCGTCTTTGACTTTGACCTGCTCAGTGCTGATGAGAAGGTGGGAGAAACAGTGATAGACCTTGAGAACCGACTTCTGTCTCGGTTTGGCTCTCACTGTGGCATACCCAAATCTTACTGCAT ATCTGGAGTGAACCAGTGGAGGGACCAACTCAAACCATCTCAGATCCTACAGAATCTAGCCAGAATGAGAGGAATTGCTGCTCCTCACATTGCAGATGATGGTAGTTTTCTGTCTTTTGGAGGAAAAGAGTACAGACTTGCTGAACTGG AGGCCAATAAAAGCATCCACCCACACCTGGGCCCACCTAAGGAGCGAATCTGCCTTCATGTTTTGAGAAGGCAAGGCCTCGTACCCGAGCATGTGGAGAACAGGACTCTGTTCAGCACCTACCAGCCCACTCTATCTCAG GGTAAAATTCAGATGTGGGTTGAAATATTTCCGAAAAGCCTTGGTTTTCCCGGACCTGTTTGCCAAATCAATCCTCGCAAACCAAAAAA ATATTTCCTGCGAGCCATCGTTTGGAACACGACTGAAGTCATTCTGGATGAGACCAGCATCACAGGAGAAAACATGAGTGACATCTATGTGAAAGG GTGGATGCCGGGCATGGACGAAGACAAGCAAAAAACTGACGTCCATTACAGGTCTCTAGATGGAGATGGAAATTTCAACTGGAGATTTGTCTTTGGCTTTGAATATCTGCCGGCAGAACAATTGTGTCTTGTGTCTAGAAAG GAGCACTTTTGGAATCTCGACAAAACCGAGTTCAGGATCCCTCCCAAACTGACTATTCAGATCTGGGACAATGACAAGTTCTCTTTGGATGATTACTTAG GCACAGTTGAGTTGGATCTGCTTCATCTTATTCCCCCATCTAAGACCCCTGAGAAGTGCAGTTTAAGCATGCTAACACAAACAGGCAAGAGCCTTCCCCCAACATCACTCTTCTCCCAGAAGTCAGTGAGAGGGTGGTGGCCATGTGCCATGGAACAGGATGGCAAAAAAACCCTGGCA GGTAAAGTGGAGATGACTCTAGAAGTGGTGGAGGAGAAGGAGGTTGAGGAGAGGCCAGCCGGGAAGGGAAGAGATGAACCCAACATGAACCCCAAACTTGATCTTCCAAA CCGGCCAGATACGTCCTTCTTTTGGTTCACAAGTCCTTGTAAGACCTTGAAGTTCATTGTATGGCGCAAATTCAAATGGATCTTTATTGGAATCCTCATTCTCTCACTGGTGATTCTGTTTCTTGGGATCCTCTTGTACTCCTTCCCT AACTACATCTCCATGAAAATCGTGAGGCCGTTTTAA